A portion of the Paucilactobacillus hokkaidonensis JCM 18461 genome contains these proteins:
- the nadE gene encoding ammonia-dependent NAD(+) synthetase yields the protein MRRLQQEIIDALKVKPTIDVDAEIKRSINFMQSYLQKTGLQTLVLGISGGQDSTLAGKLAQMAITDLRTQTEDSRYQFIAVRLPYGNQADEADAMAAIDFMQADQVMRVDIKPATDATVKSLQANEIDVSDFNKGNIKARQRMIVQFGIAGQLHGAVVGTDHASEAVTGFYTKFGDGAADITPIWRLNKRQGRQLLENLGAPKHLYIKVPTADLEDDRPSLPDEVALGVSYAQIDDYLEGREINDSAAEKIEQWYLKTGHKRHLPINIYDQWWQG from the coding sequence ATGCGAAGATTGCAACAAGAAATAATTGATGCTTTAAAGGTGAAACCAACGATCGATGTCGATGCAGAAATCAAGCGAAGTATTAATTTCATGCAATCTTATTTGCAAAAAACAGGGTTACAAACGCTGGTCCTGGGTATCTCAGGCGGACAAGATTCTACGTTAGCTGGAAAACTGGCCCAAATGGCAATCACTGATTTGCGCACGCAGACTGAAGATTCACGATATCAATTCATTGCTGTTAGGTTGCCATATGGCAATCAGGCTGATGAAGCAGATGCCATGGCTGCAATTGACTTTATGCAAGCCGATCAAGTGATGCGGGTTGATATCAAGCCAGCGACGGATGCAACGGTTAAGTCCTTGCAAGCTAACGAGATTGATGTCAGTGATTTTAATAAGGGAAATATTAAGGCGCGCCAACGAATGATTGTTCAATTTGGCATTGCTGGTCAGCTTCATGGTGCTGTGGTAGGTACTGACCATGCTAGCGAAGCTGTTACTGGTTTTTATACCAAGTTTGGCGATGGTGCTGCGGATATTACTCCAATTTGGCGATTAAATAAACGACAAGGCCGTCAACTGCTTGAAAATCTGGGTGCACCAAAACATCTTTATATTAAGGTTCCTACCGCTGACTTAGAGGATGATCGCCCTTCTCTTCCTGATGAGGTTGCATTAGGGGTTAGCTATGCTCAAATTGATGATTACCTAGAAGGTCGTGAAATTAATGATTCTGCGGCTGAAAAAATAGAACAATGGTATCTTAAGACGGGGCATAAGCGTCACCTGCCAATTAATATTTATGATCAATGGTGGCAAGGTTAA